From Paenibacillus sp. PK3_47, the proteins below share one genomic window:
- a CDS encoding AraC family transcriptional regulator codes for MVFTLVIGAFPVLILGWYSYHYSSQSVLQQVEERNSQVLRQSQLRVEQTLRMIDFSTTQLLGLPTVTKAIAANLDIDDMEIIHELYKHLSSIQTFELGIKDVYLYSLEQDWLITNSGLNAYSQPGLKEKLAAFSGMANGSMWISGNSASIQGAEGMVELNHAVINLKKWPINSSNPRGMIAVVMSAQQLSDLIDSDPSMGNVFILDEDGRVITHSDASLLGVDLSDESYIQAVREREDPVGVFNGTAGENKASISFRKSAYNGWTYVSVVPTQSVTRQATAIGRTSILISLGVLAATVLTALIGSRRMYSPVRHIYRSLLADKDPKPQRDEFIAISDRIQGILSDQSKLKFELAGQQQQLAEFLFRKMLLGEARSQGIQERLVDYGYGYTSQWTAMRVLLLQIDRLDSGRFTEKDRDLLLFAISNIAQEVVPEGERLPPIVIRESVVILIGTRTESEEAFKESVYAKATEVQASVKRYLQLQTSIGISRSFAGWPAVGRGYEEGENALKYRARLGEEVILFIEDVQPVERKEIVFPKKLEEELSEAIKSHDRQRAADTLSLMMNTLASEDYDHQEYQMSLVRLLMDLIRLLQDSGISHHQLKEGGDSLFEELLGMHSPRDIEEWFSSTLVLPAIGLLEERQKHQFTSISEEVKQLIAEAFDTDLTLEKCSARLNYHPQYISRVFRQETGISFTDYLAQYRLTVAKRWLKETDLTITEIAMKLKYNNPANFIRYFRKMEGITPGQYRNNLTD; via the coding sequence ATGGTTTTTACTTTAGTGATCGGTGCTTTTCCCGTGCTGATCTTAGGGTGGTATTCCTATCACTACTCCTCCCAATCGGTGCTGCAGCAGGTCGAGGAACGCAATTCCCAGGTCCTGCGGCAGAGCCAGCTGCGGGTGGAACAGACGCTCAGGATGATCGATTTCTCCACAACACAGCTGCTGGGGCTGCCGACGGTAACCAAAGCGATTGCGGCGAACCTGGATATAGACGATATGGAAATTATTCATGAATTGTATAAGCATCTCTCCTCGATCCAGACGTTCGAGCTGGGGATTAAGGATGTATACCTGTACAGCCTGGAGCAGGACTGGCTGATTACCAACTCGGGCCTTAACGCCTACAGCCAGCCTGGTCTGAAGGAAAAGCTGGCCGCGTTCTCCGGCATGGCTAACGGCTCCATGTGGATCAGCGGCAATTCGGCCAGTATCCAGGGGGCGGAAGGTATGGTGGAACTGAATCATGCCGTCATTAATCTGAAAAAATGGCCGATCAACTCCAGCAATCCGCGGGGCATGATCGCGGTGGTGATGTCCGCCCAGCAGCTGAGCGATCTGATTGACAGCGACCCGAGCATGGGCAATGTGTTCATTTTGGACGAAGACGGACGGGTGATCACCCATTCAGACGCTTCGCTGCTGGGGGTAGACCTGTCGGATGAGTCTTACATTCAGGCGGTCAGGGAGCGGGAGGACCCTGTAGGTGTTTTTAACGGGACAGCCGGTGAGAATAAAGCCTCTATTTCCTTCCGGAAGTCCGCTTATAACGGCTGGACCTATGTTTCGGTTGTGCCGACCCAGTCGGTTACCCGGCAGGCCACAGCCATTGGAAGAACATCGATTCTGATCAGCCTGGGTGTCCTTGCCGCAACGGTGCTTACGGCACTGATCGGATCGCGCCGGATGTACAGTCCGGTAAGGCATATTTACCGTTCTTTACTGGCCGACAAAGATCCGAAACCGCAGCGGGATGAGTTCATCGCCATCTCCGACCGGATTCAGGGCATCCTCTCCGATCAGTCCAAGCTGAAGTTTGAGCTGGCCGGACAGCAGCAGCAGCTGGCTGAGTTTCTGTTCCGCAAAATGCTGCTGGGTGAAGCGAGGTCCCAGGGCATTCAGGAGCGGCTGGTGGATTACGGTTACGGATATACCAGCCAGTGGACGGCGATGCGGGTGCTGCTGCTCCAGATAGACCGCCTTGACAGCGGCCGTTTTACCGAGAAGGACCGGGATCTGCTGCTGTTCGCCATCAGTAATATCGCGCAGGAGGTCGTTCCGGAAGGCGAGCGGCTGCCGCCGATCGTCATCCGTGAATCCGTCGTTATTCTGATCGGGACGAGGACGGAATCGGAGGAGGCTTTTAAGGAATCTGTATATGCCAAAGCTACCGAAGTTCAGGCTTCTGTGAAGCGTTATCTGCAGCTGCAGACCAGCATCGGCATCAGCCGCTCTTTTGCAGGATGGCCTGCGGTGGGGCGGGGATATGAAGAAGGCGAGAATGCGCTGAAGTACCGGGCGAGACTCGGTGAAGAGGTTATTTTGTTCATTGAGGATGTGCAGCCTGTCGAGCGGAAGGAAATTGTGTTTCCGAAGAAGCTGGAAGAGGAGCTGTCCGAAGCGATCAAATCACATGACCGGCAGCGCGCCGCAGACACCTTGTCCTTAATGATGAATACGCTCGCAAGTGAGGATTACGACCATCAGGAGTATCAGATGTCACTGGTGCGTCTGCTGATGGATCTCATCCGGCTGCTGCAGGATTCAGGTATTTCCCATCATCAGCTTAAGGAGGGCGGCGATTCCCTGTTTGAGGAGCTGCTGGGGATGCACAGTCCGAGAGACATTGAGGAATGGTTCAGCAGTACGCTCGTCCTTCCGGCTATCGGGCTGCTGGAGGAGCGGCAGAAGCATCAGTTCACCAGCATTTCGGAAGAGGTGAAGCAGCTGATCGCGGAAGCGTTCGACACCGATCTTACGCTGGAAAAATGCTCAGCCAGGCTGAATTATCATCCGCAATATATCAGCCGGGTGTTCCGCCAGGAGACCGGGATCAGCTTCACGGACTACCTGGCACAATACCGGCTGACGGTTGCCAAGCGGTGGCTGAAGGAAACGGATCTGACGATTACCGAGATCGCTATGAAGCTAAAATATAATAATCCGGCGAATTTTATCCGTTATTTTCGCAAGATGGAAGGGATTACGCCTGGGCAATACCGCAATAATCTGACGGATTAG